ACAGCGATCACACAGCGAAAGGAGGCCCCCCTCTGGAAAGGAGGCACGCCTTCCAAAAGCTGGAGGAGTTTACGGTTGTTATCCGCTTCCGAGGCCCCATCACCCGCAAACCTGGCGGAGCGCACCCCTGGCTCTCCCTCTAAAAAATCAACTTCCAGCCCAGAGTCATCAGCTATGGTCAACCTGCCGGTATGATATGCCACAATCCTAGCCTTTTTTAGGGCATTTTCCCGAAAGGTCCTCCCTTCTTCCTCTATGGGGGGGAGGGAGGGGAAGTCCTTAAGGGATAGGACCTTTACCTCCATCTCCCGCAATGACTCCTCGATCTCCCAGAGCTTGCCAGGATTTTTTGTGGCGATGACTATCCTCTTCAAACCTCCTCTTGCCCCAGGACTTCCTTTTGAATTTTGCTCAACTCCCGGATCCCCTTTATTGCTAAGAAGATCATCTTATCTAGTTCACCTTTGGAAAAGGGGGATTCCTCCGCCGTCCCTTGGACCTCGACGAA
Above is a window of Deltaproteobacteria bacterium DNA encoding:
- a CDS encoding XTP/dITP diphosphatase, encoding MKRIVIATKNPGKLWEIEESLREMEVKVLSLKDFPSLPPIEEEGRTFRENALKKARIVAYHTGRLTIADDSGLEVDFLEGEPGVRSARFAGDGASEADNNRKLLQLLEGVPPFQRGASFRCVIAVVDPQGGETWVEGECRGVIGDKARGEKGFGYDPLFLLPGLGKTLAELPLEEKNKVSHRGKALATLKEILKDLL